A genome region from Cyprinus carpio isolate SPL01 chromosome B23, ASM1834038v1, whole genome shotgun sequence includes the following:
- the LOC109085534 gene encoding histone H2B.1, sperm-like, which translates to MKTSSDKSMKSLKTSRRTGCTRKQSTRAYSAYIYKIEKELSEDVSDAVSLMRHLSDAHAQMSAEAARLSKFNRRRVITQRELHTAAKKLLIAEI; encoded by the exons ATGAAAACCTCATCTGACAAGAGCATGAAGTCCCTGAAGACGTCCAGGAGAACCGGCTGCACGCGCAAACAGAGCACCAGGGCGTATTCCGCGTACATTTACAAGATCGAGAAG gaGCTGTCTGAGGACGTGAGTGACGCCGTGTCTTTGATGCGGCACCTGTCCGACGCGCATGCGCAGATGAGCGCCGAGGCCGCGCGACTCTCCAAGTTCAACCGGCGGCGCGTCATCACGCAGCGAGAGCTGCACACCGCCGCGAAAAAGCTCCTGATAGCTGAGATTTAA